Proteins from one Mixophyes fleayi isolate aMixFle1 chromosome 9, aMixFle1.hap1, whole genome shotgun sequence genomic window:
- the TSC1 gene encoding hamartin isoform X1 → MAHPMNVLEHLYLLESPDLQQLDEIHRLIRDHLNSGTGLCPTKRTEANDRSPVLVNNLVDHYLETNSEQAMLVLSMVPEPHDKHLLDKINEYLGKAATRLTTLTLLGHVIRRQPSWKHKLSQAPVLQSLLKCLKTDTDVVVLTTGVLVLITMLPMIPQSGKQYLHEFFEIFGRLSAWCLKNPGRVAETCLVHLHASVYALFHRLYGMYPCNFVSFLRSHYSMKENLETFEEIVKPMMEHVRIHPELVTGSKDHELDPSRWKRLETHDIVVECAKISLDPNEASYEEGYSPLSTRLWQRQQDTAPSPFTETSNYGSNYSTPFSTPRPCSQGPLLHYIGVQTLWVQAEIPQDSIWSPSTLCGMTTPPNSPISAHPDTSLPASRPPSKAPSTPGNKGTPMGTPATSPPPILSSDDTTNVAHVPSTATPPRKSESSNQEKLKQQLSKGEKGSDDSPKIVKTVSLSELPAVIGVLAADPNSTEEAAISQELSQITTSDHEHAVRRGGFDSPFCPRCDSQPTSQKKVSTCNAPQNFDTPTADKLRYNGSQDSSSKQAFTPIEPPNGKENVHSGKPQTNDRNILTPSPCKTQAHCRSCFNPVPYEHLFELALPKTASLFISKKSEELYKKFKGSSEETEENSTSISPAEVLDRLIQLGADAHTKELNKIQRYLPASDKLPLPSKSADWTHFGGSPPTDEIHTLRNQLVLLHNQLLYERFKRQQHAQRNRGLLRKVIKVTTLEEQNAAMKGLLKMQEVDIQSMKHSLVQEQARYRRLQEEKDTVVTQLHSQIRQLQQDREEFYNQSQELQTKLEDCRSMIVDLRSEVKQANNKVCNTELRLSQVSQKLSNSESVQHQMEFLNRQLLILGEVNELYVEQLQHKNTNADKEVEMLQVSFKKELEKARCLVAQQSQRLECVQKRIAELEAQLTKKELLLQEQKKFLEDIKVKTRQQLQASESKYNAQKKISQVFEVEILSLYSQLEREGLFKRQEEKAETAEVAEERFGIDNAVVCIPEPSTSEEVNGSNGNKGVLPSTVLSSRSRSSTTTSTSTPEKGVTLPLSRREMLELPSSGPLTVGSYPNAKSFLGIRARELFRNKSESHCDEGAISSLSEILKTELCQEPGSEATAAGGPSTSSAGTPCVRDFQIMDYDETNNDHS, encoded by the exons ATGGCCCATCCAATGAATGTGTTGGAGCACCTGTACCTGCTCGAGTCTCCAGACCTGCAACAACTGGATGAAATCCACAGGCTTATAAGAGATCACCTAAATTCAGGTACAG GCCTTTGTCCTACAAAGCGTACAGAGGCAAATG ACCGCTCCCCAGTCCTTGTGAACAATCTGGTGGATCATTACCTGGAAACCAATTCTGAACAAGCAATGCTCGTCCTCTCTATGGTACCTGAGCCTCATGACAAG CACCTATTGGACAAGATAAATGAGTATTTAGGTAAAGCAGCTACCCGTCTAACAACCTTGACACTACTGGGCCATGTGATTCGTCGTCAGCCATCTTGGAAGCACAAGTTGTCGCAAGCACCCGTCCTGCAGTCCCTCTTAAAGTGTCTTAAG acagacacagatgtTGTCGTTCTCACCACTGGCGTCCTAGTGTTAATTACCATGCTGCCAATGATTCCACAGTCCGGGAAACAGTATCTTCACGAGTTCTTTGAAATATTTGGCCGCCTGTCAGCCTGGTGCTTGAAGAACCCAG GTCGTGTAGCGGAGACTTGCCTCGTCCATCTCCATGCCAGTGTGTACGCCCTCTTCCACCGCCTCTATGGGATGTATCCGTGTAACTTTGTTTCCTTCCTGCGCTCTCATTATAGTATGAAGGAAAATCTGGAGACCTTTGAAGAGATTGTGAAG CCAATGATGGAACATGTGCGAATTCATCCAGAGCTGGTTACTGGTTCCAAAGACCATGAACTGGATCCGAGCAG GTGGAAGAGGTTGGAAACTCATGACATTGTTGTAGAATGTGCCAAAATCTCTCTGGACCCTAATGAAGCCTCCTACGAAGAAGGATATTCTCCCCTCTCTACCCGCCTCTGGCAAAGGCAACAGGACACAGCCCCTAGCCCTTTCACTGAGACGAGCAACTATG GAAGCAACTACTCCACGCCCTTTTCCACTCCTAGGCCGTGCTCACAGGGGCCCTTGCTGCACTATATCGGTGTTCAGACTCTCTGGGTGCAGGCAGAGATACCACAG GACTCTATTTGGAGCCCTTCCACCTTGTGCGGTATGACCACACCACCCAACTCTCCCATCAGTGCGCATCCGGATACATCCCTGCCTGCTTCCCGTCCTCCCAGCAAAGCTCCGAGCACACCTG GTAATAAAGGAACTCCAATGGGAACACCAGCAACCTCCCCTCCTCCAATTCTCAGTTCCGATGACACAACGAACGTCGCACATGTCCCATCCACTGCAACGCCCCCCAGAAAG AGTGAATCCTCTAATCAGGAGAAGCTCAAGCAGCAGCTCAGCAAGGGAGAAAAGGGCTCTG ATGACTCTCCCAAAATTGTGAAGACTGTGTCTCTGAGTGAGCTTCCTGCGGTTATAGGAGTGTTGGCTGCTGACCCCAACAGCACAGAAGAAG CTGCTATATCGCAGGAGCTGTCTCAGATCACCACGTCTGACCACGAGCATGCTGTGCGTCGCGGAGGCTTCGATTCACCCTTCTGTCCTCGGTGTGACAGTCAGCCCACTTCTCAGAAAAAGGTGTCCACTTGTAATGCCCCCCAAAACTTTGATACCCCGACTGCTGACAAGCTCCGCTATAATGGGTCCCAGGACTCTTCTTCTAAACAAGCATTCACCCCCATTGAGCCACCCAATGGCAAGGAGAATGTCCACTCAGGGAAGCCACAGACTAATGACAGGAACATCCTCACCCCAAGTCCTTGCAAAACTCAGGCCCACTGCAGATCCTGTTTCAATCCTGTCCCCTATGAGCACCTCTTTGAGCTGGCCCTGCCCAAAACGGCCAGCCTCTTCATCTCCAAAAAGTCAGAGGAGCTGTACAAAAAATTCAAAGGGAGCAGCGAAGAAACCGAAGAAAACAGCACATCCATCTCTCCTGCAGAGGTCCTGGACCGGCTCATACAGCTAGGAGCGGATGCACACACCAAAGAGCTGAACAA GATTCAGAGATATCTTCCTGCAAGTGACAA GTTGCCTTTACCCAGCAAATCAGCTGATTGGACTCATTTTGGAG GTTCTCCTCCAACCGATGAGATCCACACCCTGCGAAACCAGTTGGTGCTTTTACACAACCAGCTTTTGTATGAGCGATTCAAAAGGCAGCAACACGCCCAGCGCAACCGGGGCCTCCTGCGCAAGGTGATCAAGGTGACGACACTCGAGGAGCAGAACGCTGCTATG AAAGGCCTGTTGAAGATGCAAGAAGTGGACATCCAGTCCATGAAACACAGCCTTGTACAGGAGCAGGCGCGGTACAGGAGGCTACAGGAAGAGAAGGACACCGTGGTAACCCAGCTTCACAGCCAGATCAGGCAGCTGCAGCAGGACAGAGAGGAGTTCTACAATCAGAGCCAGGAGTTACAG ACTAAGTTGGAGGATTGTCGCAGTATGATAGTCGACCTGCGGTCAGAGGTGAAGCAGGCAAACAACAAGGTGTGCAACACGGAGCTCCGACTCAGCCAAGTGTCTCAGAAG CTGTCAAACAGCGAGTCTGTGCAGCATCAGATGGAGTTCTTAAACCGGCAGCTTCTGATTCTTGGAGAGGTGAACGAGCTCTACGTGGAGCAGCTGCAACATAAAAACACCAATGCTGATAAG GAAGTGGAAATGCTGCAGGTCTCCTTCAAGAAGGAACTGGAAAAAGCTCGCTGCTTGGTGGCTCAGCAAAGTCAGAGGTTGGAGTGCGTTCAGAAACGAATAGCAGAGCTAGAGGCGCAGCTGACCAAGAAAGAGCTGCTCTTACAGGAGCAGAAGAAATTCTTGGAAGATATTAAAGTGAAAACCAG ACAGCAGCTCCAAGCCTCTGAGAGCAAGTATAATGCTCAGAAGAAGATAAGCCAGGTTTTCGAGGTGGAAATCCTTAGTCTGTACAGCCAGCTGGAGAGAGAAGGTCTGTTCAAGAGGCAAGAAGAGAAAGCGGAAACTGCAGAGGTTGCGGAGGAAAG GTTTGGTATTGACAACGCAGTTGTTTGTATTCCTGAACCCTCCACCAGTGAAGAGGTAAATGGCAGTAATGGTAACAAGGGCGTATTGCCCAGCACGGTCCTCAGTAGTCGTAGCAGAAGCAGCACTACCACCTCCACCTCCACCCCAGAGAAGGGAGTTACTTTGCCGCTCAGCCGGAGAGAGATGTTGGAGTTACCTTCCAGCGGCCCCTTGACTGTTGGCTCGTACCCGAACGCTAAGAGCTTTCTTGGCATCCGGGCCCGTGAGCTGTTTCGCAACAAGAGTGAGAGCCATTGTGACGAGGGAGCAATCAGCAGCCTCTCTGAGATCCTAAAAACTGAGCTCTGCCAGGAGCCAGGGTCGGAGGCCACGGCCGCCGGAGGCCCATCCACAAGCAGTGCAGGAACTCCATGTGTACGGGATTTTCAAATCATGGACTATGACGAGACAAATAATGACCACAGTTAG
- the TSC1 gene encoding hamartin isoform X4 produces the protein MAHPMNVLEHLYLLESPDLQQLDEIHRLIRDHLNSGTDRSPVLVNNLVDHYLETNSEQAMLVLSMVPEPHDKHLLDKINEYLGKAATRLTTLTLLGHVIRRQPSWKHKLSQAPVLQSLLKCLKTDTDVVVLTTGVLVLITMLPMIPQSGKQYLHEFFEIFGRLSAWCLKNPGRVAETCLVHLHASVYALFHRLYGMYPCNFVSFLRSHYSMKENLETFEEIVKPMMEHVRIHPELVTGSKDHELDPSRWKRLETHDIVVECAKISLDPNEASYEEGYSPLSTRLWQRQQDTAPSPFTETSNYGSNYSTPFSTPRPCSQGPLLHYIGVQTLWVQAEIPQDSIWSPSTLCGMTTPPNSPISAHPDTSLPASRPPSKAPSTPGNKGTPMGTPATSPPPILSSDDTTNVAHVPSTATPPRKSESSNQEKLKQQLSKGEKGSDDSPKIVKTVSLSELPAVIGVLAADPNSTEEAAISQELSQITTSDHEHAVRRGGFDSPFCPRCDSQPTSQKKVSTCNAPQNFDTPTADKLRYNGSQDSSSKQAFTPIEPPNGKENVHSGKPQTNDRNILTPSPCKTQAHCRSCFNPVPYEHLFELALPKTASLFISKKSEELYKKFKGSSEETEENSTSISPAEVLDRLIQLGADAHTKELNKIQRYLPASDKLPLPSKSADWTHFGGSPPTDEIHTLRNQLVLLHNQLLYERFKRQQHAQRNRGLLRKVIKVTTLEEQNAAMKGLLKMQEVDIQSMKHSLVQEQARYRRLQEEKDTVVTQLHSQIRQLQQDREEFYNQSQELQTKLEDCRSMIVDLRSEVKQANNKVCNTELRLSQVSQKLSNSESVQHQMEFLNRQLLILGEVNELYVEQLQHKNTNADKEVEMLQVSFKKELEKARCLVAQQSQRLECVQKRIAELEAQLTKKELLLQEQKKFLEDIKVKTRQQLQASESKYNAQKKISQVFEVEILSLYSQLEREGLFKRQEEKAETAEVAEERFGIDNAVVCIPEPSTSEEVNGSNGNKGVLPSTVLSSRSRSSTTTSTSTPEKGVTLPLSRREMLELPSSGPLTVGSYPNAKSFLGIRARELFRNKSESHCDEGAISSLSEILKTELCQEPGSEATAAGGPSTSSAGTPCVRDFQIMDYDETNNDHS, from the exons ATGGCCCATCCAATGAATGTGTTGGAGCACCTGTACCTGCTCGAGTCTCCAGACCTGCAACAACTGGATGAAATCCACAGGCTTATAAGAGATCACCTAAATTCAGGTACAG ACCGCTCCCCAGTCCTTGTGAACAATCTGGTGGATCATTACCTGGAAACCAATTCTGAACAAGCAATGCTCGTCCTCTCTATGGTACCTGAGCCTCATGACAAG CACCTATTGGACAAGATAAATGAGTATTTAGGTAAAGCAGCTACCCGTCTAACAACCTTGACACTACTGGGCCATGTGATTCGTCGTCAGCCATCTTGGAAGCACAAGTTGTCGCAAGCACCCGTCCTGCAGTCCCTCTTAAAGTGTCTTAAG acagacacagatgtTGTCGTTCTCACCACTGGCGTCCTAGTGTTAATTACCATGCTGCCAATGATTCCACAGTCCGGGAAACAGTATCTTCACGAGTTCTTTGAAATATTTGGCCGCCTGTCAGCCTGGTGCTTGAAGAACCCAG GTCGTGTAGCGGAGACTTGCCTCGTCCATCTCCATGCCAGTGTGTACGCCCTCTTCCACCGCCTCTATGGGATGTATCCGTGTAACTTTGTTTCCTTCCTGCGCTCTCATTATAGTATGAAGGAAAATCTGGAGACCTTTGAAGAGATTGTGAAG CCAATGATGGAACATGTGCGAATTCATCCAGAGCTGGTTACTGGTTCCAAAGACCATGAACTGGATCCGAGCAG GTGGAAGAGGTTGGAAACTCATGACATTGTTGTAGAATGTGCCAAAATCTCTCTGGACCCTAATGAAGCCTCCTACGAAGAAGGATATTCTCCCCTCTCTACCCGCCTCTGGCAAAGGCAACAGGACACAGCCCCTAGCCCTTTCACTGAGACGAGCAACTATG GAAGCAACTACTCCACGCCCTTTTCCACTCCTAGGCCGTGCTCACAGGGGCCCTTGCTGCACTATATCGGTGTTCAGACTCTCTGGGTGCAGGCAGAGATACCACAG GACTCTATTTGGAGCCCTTCCACCTTGTGCGGTATGACCACACCACCCAACTCTCCCATCAGTGCGCATCCGGATACATCCCTGCCTGCTTCCCGTCCTCCCAGCAAAGCTCCGAGCACACCTG GTAATAAAGGAACTCCAATGGGAACACCAGCAACCTCCCCTCCTCCAATTCTCAGTTCCGATGACACAACGAACGTCGCACATGTCCCATCCACTGCAACGCCCCCCAGAAAG AGTGAATCCTCTAATCAGGAGAAGCTCAAGCAGCAGCTCAGCAAGGGAGAAAAGGGCTCTG ATGACTCTCCCAAAATTGTGAAGACTGTGTCTCTGAGTGAGCTTCCTGCGGTTATAGGAGTGTTGGCTGCTGACCCCAACAGCACAGAAGAAG CTGCTATATCGCAGGAGCTGTCTCAGATCACCACGTCTGACCACGAGCATGCTGTGCGTCGCGGAGGCTTCGATTCACCCTTCTGTCCTCGGTGTGACAGTCAGCCCACTTCTCAGAAAAAGGTGTCCACTTGTAATGCCCCCCAAAACTTTGATACCCCGACTGCTGACAAGCTCCGCTATAATGGGTCCCAGGACTCTTCTTCTAAACAAGCATTCACCCCCATTGAGCCACCCAATGGCAAGGAGAATGTCCACTCAGGGAAGCCACAGACTAATGACAGGAACATCCTCACCCCAAGTCCTTGCAAAACTCAGGCCCACTGCAGATCCTGTTTCAATCCTGTCCCCTATGAGCACCTCTTTGAGCTGGCCCTGCCCAAAACGGCCAGCCTCTTCATCTCCAAAAAGTCAGAGGAGCTGTACAAAAAATTCAAAGGGAGCAGCGAAGAAACCGAAGAAAACAGCACATCCATCTCTCCTGCAGAGGTCCTGGACCGGCTCATACAGCTAGGAGCGGATGCACACACCAAAGAGCTGAACAA GATTCAGAGATATCTTCCTGCAAGTGACAA GTTGCCTTTACCCAGCAAATCAGCTGATTGGACTCATTTTGGAG GTTCTCCTCCAACCGATGAGATCCACACCCTGCGAAACCAGTTGGTGCTTTTACACAACCAGCTTTTGTATGAGCGATTCAAAAGGCAGCAACACGCCCAGCGCAACCGGGGCCTCCTGCGCAAGGTGATCAAGGTGACGACACTCGAGGAGCAGAACGCTGCTATG AAAGGCCTGTTGAAGATGCAAGAAGTGGACATCCAGTCCATGAAACACAGCCTTGTACAGGAGCAGGCGCGGTACAGGAGGCTACAGGAAGAGAAGGACACCGTGGTAACCCAGCTTCACAGCCAGATCAGGCAGCTGCAGCAGGACAGAGAGGAGTTCTACAATCAGAGCCAGGAGTTACAG ACTAAGTTGGAGGATTGTCGCAGTATGATAGTCGACCTGCGGTCAGAGGTGAAGCAGGCAAACAACAAGGTGTGCAACACGGAGCTCCGACTCAGCCAAGTGTCTCAGAAG CTGTCAAACAGCGAGTCTGTGCAGCATCAGATGGAGTTCTTAAACCGGCAGCTTCTGATTCTTGGAGAGGTGAACGAGCTCTACGTGGAGCAGCTGCAACATAAAAACACCAATGCTGATAAG GAAGTGGAAATGCTGCAGGTCTCCTTCAAGAAGGAACTGGAAAAAGCTCGCTGCTTGGTGGCTCAGCAAAGTCAGAGGTTGGAGTGCGTTCAGAAACGAATAGCAGAGCTAGAGGCGCAGCTGACCAAGAAAGAGCTGCTCTTACAGGAGCAGAAGAAATTCTTGGAAGATATTAAAGTGAAAACCAG ACAGCAGCTCCAAGCCTCTGAGAGCAAGTATAATGCTCAGAAGAAGATAAGCCAGGTTTTCGAGGTGGAAATCCTTAGTCTGTACAGCCAGCTGGAGAGAGAAGGTCTGTTCAAGAGGCAAGAAGAGAAAGCGGAAACTGCAGAGGTTGCGGAGGAAAG GTTTGGTATTGACAACGCAGTTGTTTGTATTCCTGAACCCTCCACCAGTGAAGAGGTAAATGGCAGTAATGGTAACAAGGGCGTATTGCCCAGCACGGTCCTCAGTAGTCGTAGCAGAAGCAGCACTACCACCTCCACCTCCACCCCAGAGAAGGGAGTTACTTTGCCGCTCAGCCGGAGAGAGATGTTGGAGTTACCTTCCAGCGGCCCCTTGACTGTTGGCTCGTACCCGAACGCTAAGAGCTTTCTTGGCATCCGGGCCCGTGAGCTGTTTCGCAACAAGAGTGAGAGCCATTGTGACGAGGGAGCAATCAGCAGCCTCTCTGAGATCCTAAAAACTGAGCTCTGCCAGGAGCCAGGGTCGGAGGCCACGGCCGCCGGAGGCCCATCCACAAGCAGTGCAGGAACTCCATGTGTACGGGATTTTCAAATCATGGACTATGACGAGACAAATAATGACCACAGTTAG
- the TSC1 gene encoding hamartin isoform X3, with translation MAHPMNVLEHLYLLESPDLQQLDEIHRLIRDHLNSGTGLCPTKRTEANDRSPVLVNNLVDHYLETNSEQAMLVLSMVPEPHDKHLLDKINEYLGKAATRLTTLTLLGHVIRRQPSWKHKLSQAPVLQSLLKCLKTDTDVVVLTTGVLVLITMLPMIPQSGKQYLHEFFEIFGRLSAWCLKNPGRVAETCLVHLHASVYALFHRLYGMYPCNFVSFLRSHYSMKENLETFEEIVKPMMEHVRIHPELVTGSKDHELDPSRWKRLETHDIVVECAKISLDPNEASYEEGYSPLSTRLWQRQQDTAPSPFTETSNYGSNYSTPFSTPRPCSQGPLLHYIGVQTLWVQAEIPQDSIWSPSTLCGMTTPPNSPISAHPDTSLPASRPPSKAPSTPGNKGTPMGTPATSPPPILSSDDTTNVAHVPSTATPPRKSESSNQEKLKQQLSKGEKGSDDSPKIVKTVSLSELPAVIGVLAADPNSTEEAAISQELSQITTSDHEHAVRRGGFDSPFCPRCDSQPTSQKKVSTCNAPQNFDTPTADKLRYNGSQDSSSKQAFTPIEPPNGKENVHSGKPQTNDRNILTPSPCKTQAHCRSCFNPVPYEHLFELALPKTASLFISKKSEELYKKFKGSSEETEENSTSISPAEVLDRLIQLGADAHTKELNKLPLPSKSADWTHFGGSPPTDEIHTLRNQLVLLHNQLLYERFKRQQHAQRNRGLLRKVIKVTTLEEQNAAMKGLLKMQEVDIQSMKHSLVQEQARYRRLQEEKDTVVTQLHSQIRQLQQDREEFYNQSQELQTKLEDCRSMIVDLRSEVKQANNKVCNTELRLSQVSQKLSNSESVQHQMEFLNRQLLILGEVNELYVEQLQHKNTNADKEVEMLQVSFKKELEKARCLVAQQSQRLECVQKRIAELEAQLTKKELLLQEQKKFLEDIKVKTRQQLQASESKYNAQKKISQVFEVEILSLYSQLEREGLFKRQEEKAETAEVAEERFGIDNAVVCIPEPSTSEEVNGSNGNKGVLPSTVLSSRSRSSTTTSTSTPEKGVTLPLSRREMLELPSSGPLTVGSYPNAKSFLGIRARELFRNKSESHCDEGAISSLSEILKTELCQEPGSEATAAGGPSTSSAGTPCVRDFQIMDYDETNNDHS, from the exons ATGGCCCATCCAATGAATGTGTTGGAGCACCTGTACCTGCTCGAGTCTCCAGACCTGCAACAACTGGATGAAATCCACAGGCTTATAAGAGATCACCTAAATTCAGGTACAG GCCTTTGTCCTACAAAGCGTACAGAGGCAAATG ACCGCTCCCCAGTCCTTGTGAACAATCTGGTGGATCATTACCTGGAAACCAATTCTGAACAAGCAATGCTCGTCCTCTCTATGGTACCTGAGCCTCATGACAAG CACCTATTGGACAAGATAAATGAGTATTTAGGTAAAGCAGCTACCCGTCTAACAACCTTGACACTACTGGGCCATGTGATTCGTCGTCAGCCATCTTGGAAGCACAAGTTGTCGCAAGCACCCGTCCTGCAGTCCCTCTTAAAGTGTCTTAAG acagacacagatgtTGTCGTTCTCACCACTGGCGTCCTAGTGTTAATTACCATGCTGCCAATGATTCCACAGTCCGGGAAACAGTATCTTCACGAGTTCTTTGAAATATTTGGCCGCCTGTCAGCCTGGTGCTTGAAGAACCCAG GTCGTGTAGCGGAGACTTGCCTCGTCCATCTCCATGCCAGTGTGTACGCCCTCTTCCACCGCCTCTATGGGATGTATCCGTGTAACTTTGTTTCCTTCCTGCGCTCTCATTATAGTATGAAGGAAAATCTGGAGACCTTTGAAGAGATTGTGAAG CCAATGATGGAACATGTGCGAATTCATCCAGAGCTGGTTACTGGTTCCAAAGACCATGAACTGGATCCGAGCAG GTGGAAGAGGTTGGAAACTCATGACATTGTTGTAGAATGTGCCAAAATCTCTCTGGACCCTAATGAAGCCTCCTACGAAGAAGGATATTCTCCCCTCTCTACCCGCCTCTGGCAAAGGCAACAGGACACAGCCCCTAGCCCTTTCACTGAGACGAGCAACTATG GAAGCAACTACTCCACGCCCTTTTCCACTCCTAGGCCGTGCTCACAGGGGCCCTTGCTGCACTATATCGGTGTTCAGACTCTCTGGGTGCAGGCAGAGATACCACAG GACTCTATTTGGAGCCCTTCCACCTTGTGCGGTATGACCACACCACCCAACTCTCCCATCAGTGCGCATCCGGATACATCCCTGCCTGCTTCCCGTCCTCCCAGCAAAGCTCCGAGCACACCTG GTAATAAAGGAACTCCAATGGGAACACCAGCAACCTCCCCTCCTCCAATTCTCAGTTCCGATGACACAACGAACGTCGCACATGTCCCATCCACTGCAACGCCCCCCAGAAAG AGTGAATCCTCTAATCAGGAGAAGCTCAAGCAGCAGCTCAGCAAGGGAGAAAAGGGCTCTG ATGACTCTCCCAAAATTGTGAAGACTGTGTCTCTGAGTGAGCTTCCTGCGGTTATAGGAGTGTTGGCTGCTGACCCCAACAGCACAGAAGAAG CTGCTATATCGCAGGAGCTGTCTCAGATCACCACGTCTGACCACGAGCATGCTGTGCGTCGCGGAGGCTTCGATTCACCCTTCTGTCCTCGGTGTGACAGTCAGCCCACTTCTCAGAAAAAGGTGTCCACTTGTAATGCCCCCCAAAACTTTGATACCCCGACTGCTGACAAGCTCCGCTATAATGGGTCCCAGGACTCTTCTTCTAAACAAGCATTCACCCCCATTGAGCCACCCAATGGCAAGGAGAATGTCCACTCAGGGAAGCCACAGACTAATGACAGGAACATCCTCACCCCAAGTCCTTGCAAAACTCAGGCCCACTGCAGATCCTGTTTCAATCCTGTCCCCTATGAGCACCTCTTTGAGCTGGCCCTGCCCAAAACGGCCAGCCTCTTCATCTCCAAAAAGTCAGAGGAGCTGTACAAAAAATTCAAAGGGAGCAGCGAAGAAACCGAAGAAAACAGCACATCCATCTCTCCTGCAGAGGTCCTGGACCGGCTCATACAGCTAGGAGCGGATGCACACACCAAAGAGCTGAACAA GTTGCCTTTACCCAGCAAATCAGCTGATTGGACTCATTTTGGAG GTTCTCCTCCAACCGATGAGATCCACACCCTGCGAAACCAGTTGGTGCTTTTACACAACCAGCTTTTGTATGAGCGATTCAAAAGGCAGCAACACGCCCAGCGCAACCGGGGCCTCCTGCGCAAGGTGATCAAGGTGACGACACTCGAGGAGCAGAACGCTGCTATG AAAGGCCTGTTGAAGATGCAAGAAGTGGACATCCAGTCCATGAAACACAGCCTTGTACAGGAGCAGGCGCGGTACAGGAGGCTACAGGAAGAGAAGGACACCGTGGTAACCCAGCTTCACAGCCAGATCAGGCAGCTGCAGCAGGACAGAGAGGAGTTCTACAATCAGAGCCAGGAGTTACAG ACTAAGTTGGAGGATTGTCGCAGTATGATAGTCGACCTGCGGTCAGAGGTGAAGCAGGCAAACAACAAGGTGTGCAACACGGAGCTCCGACTCAGCCAAGTGTCTCAGAAG CTGTCAAACAGCGAGTCTGTGCAGCATCAGATGGAGTTCTTAAACCGGCAGCTTCTGATTCTTGGAGAGGTGAACGAGCTCTACGTGGAGCAGCTGCAACATAAAAACACCAATGCTGATAAG GAAGTGGAAATGCTGCAGGTCTCCTTCAAGAAGGAACTGGAAAAAGCTCGCTGCTTGGTGGCTCAGCAAAGTCAGAGGTTGGAGTGCGTTCAGAAACGAATAGCAGAGCTAGAGGCGCAGCTGACCAAGAAAGAGCTGCTCTTACAGGAGCAGAAGAAATTCTTGGAAGATATTAAAGTGAAAACCAG ACAGCAGCTCCAAGCCTCTGAGAGCAAGTATAATGCTCAGAAGAAGATAAGCCAGGTTTTCGAGGTGGAAATCCTTAGTCTGTACAGCCAGCTGGAGAGAGAAGGTCTGTTCAAGAGGCAAGAAGAGAAAGCGGAAACTGCAGAGGTTGCGGAGGAAAG GTTTGGTATTGACAACGCAGTTGTTTGTATTCCTGAACCCTCCACCAGTGAAGAGGTAAATGGCAGTAATGGTAACAAGGGCGTATTGCCCAGCACGGTCCTCAGTAGTCGTAGCAGAAGCAGCACTACCACCTCCACCTCCACCCCAGAGAAGGGAGTTACTTTGCCGCTCAGCCGGAGAGAGATGTTGGAGTTACCTTCCAGCGGCCCCTTGACTGTTGGCTCGTACCCGAACGCTAAGAGCTTTCTTGGCATCCGGGCCCGTGAGCTGTTTCGCAACAAGAGTGAGAGCCATTGTGACGAGGGAGCAATCAGCAGCCTCTCTGAGATCCTAAAAACTGAGCTCTGCCAGGAGCCAGGGTCGGAGGCCACGGCCGCCGGAGGCCCATCCACAAGCAGTGCAGGAACTCCATGTGTACGGGATTTTCAAATCATGGACTATGACGAGACAAATAATGACCACAGTTAG